A region of Alteromonadaceae bacterium 2753L.S.0a.02 DNA encodes the following proteins:
- a CDS encoding methyl-accepting chemotaxis protein — protein MKTWFMNLSLAKKQIYILLAVGLVPMLLVSILATLVADKQLYQQANDQLNAVRQIKSDAIERYFETNRNLILSMAESSMLVNAAGSFTRSFKRVIGSEDIDENALANQKQTLQNYYKQDFAKKYQTDNDGASVDIEPLINPLPPQAIALQYAYIANNPNPLGEKQRLDSADGRSVYHRTHLKYHASFRSFLEKFGYYDFFIVDAESGDIVYSVFKELDFATSLLTGPYANTNFGDTFREALKLQPGETVIKDYAPYTPSYEAPASFIGTPIFYNNEKIGVLIFQMPLEPINTIMKERSGMGETGESYLVGEDFLMRSDSYLDPKNHSVANSFRNPEKGTVKTLAVERALADQPGEDIITDYNGNPVLSAYKKIDLGDFTWVVVAEIDKAEAFAGTTSLKWTLVIIALIGAAGIVVFAMAVGKLISTPILDLASTIQRVEREGNFQLALNNANRDEVGDTSRAFNSLLANLANSISETNGVLEKLGQGNFDSQVNGSYPGELHTLKTGVNKAVSQISAANLEQKKQQALAEQNSNRAEQAALQAQKQATETLIIKQALDVSATAVMIADHDFNIVYMNHSTHALMKSVNQQLASEIPGFSADTLMGSNIDQFHKTPSHQRKMLQELRGNYKTQLAIADLNFNLSATPIRDPQGNFLGAVVEWENITERLAREIEDKRIANENARIRQALDNSSTSTMIADNEFNIIYSNGSLLSLLGEAEADIRQSLPNFNASALMGQNMDSFHKNPAHQRALLERLSESYRSEIKAGNRTFALTATPIINSAGERLGMVVEWLDRTTERAVETEIDNLIAAAAAGDFSRSLALHGKSGFFLNVSKGLNRLMETTKVALDDVIRIFSALATGDLSQKIERDYQGEFAKLKKDANFTVEKLQNIIEQISSTSTNIARGTNEISMGNADLSQRTEEQASSLEQTASSMEEMINIVRQSEDNAREANQRAARSVDIAREGNQSVKATSDAMREISNASSKIANIIGVIDEIAFQTNLLALNAAVEAARAGEQGRGFAVVAGEVRNLAQRSASAAKEIKELINDSVRKVEDGSSLVEASGKTLQTIVAEIERVGGMMEDIFNSAQEQTAGIEQVNTAVAQMDQMTQQNAALVEQASATSESMADMAHQLDQMVSFFKR, from the coding sequence ATGAAAACCTGGTTTATGAACCTATCTTTAGCCAAAAAACAAATTTACATACTTTTGGCTGTAGGCCTGGTACCTATGCTACTTGTGTCGATTTTGGCTACCCTGGTTGCCGATAAGCAACTGTATCAACAAGCTAATGATCAGCTTAACGCCGTACGGCAAATAAAATCTGACGCGATAGAACGATACTTCGAAACAAATCGTAACCTTATTTTAAGCATGGCAGAATCATCAATGCTGGTGAATGCAGCGGGAAGTTTCACTCGCTCCTTTAAACGTGTCATCGGCTCCGAAGACATTGACGAAAACGCTCTCGCCAATCAAAAGCAAACACTACAGAACTACTACAAACAAGATTTTGCAAAAAAATATCAAACCGATAATGATGGCGCAAGTGTAGATATCGAACCACTAATTAATCCATTACCCCCACAAGCCATTGCCTTGCAATACGCCTACATCGCAAACAACCCAAACCCGCTGGGCGAAAAACAGCGGCTAGACAGTGCCGATGGCCGTAGCGTGTACCACCGCACCCACCTAAAATACCATGCAAGTTTTCGAAGTTTTCTTGAAAAATTTGGATACTACGATTTTTTTATTGTCGATGCGGAAAGCGGAGACATTGTATATTCAGTTTTCAAGGAACTGGACTTCGCAACCTCGCTGTTAACTGGCCCTTACGCCAATACTAATTTTGGAGATACTTTTCGCGAAGCGTTAAAGCTTCAACCTGGCGAAACCGTTATTAAAGATTATGCGCCCTATACACCATCCTACGAAGCTCCGGCGAGTTTTATCGGAACACCTATTTTTTACAACAACGAAAAAATTGGAGTGCTCATTTTTCAAATGCCGCTGGAGCCCATTAACACAATTATGAAGGAACGCTCTGGTATGGGAGAAACCGGAGAAAGTTATTTAGTGGGTGAAGATTTTTTAATGCGTTCCGATTCTTATCTCGACCCGAAAAATCACAGTGTTGCCAACTCATTCCGCAATCCTGAGAAAGGCACAGTAAAAACTCTGGCAGTTGAGCGCGCTTTGGCCGATCAACCCGGTGAAGATATCATTACAGATTACAACGGCAACCCTGTACTCTCTGCTTATAAAAAAATAGATCTCGGTGATTTTACCTGGGTTGTGGTTGCCGAAATTGATAAAGCTGAAGCGTTTGCGGGAACAACGTCCCTAAAATGGACACTCGTGATAATAGCGTTAATCGGCGCAGCGGGTATCGTTGTTTTTGCAATGGCTGTTGGAAAACTCATCAGCACTCCCATTTTAGATCTCGCGAGTACGATACAACGCGTGGAACGTGAAGGTAACTTTCAGTTGGCCTTAAACAATGCGAATCGCGATGAAGTAGGCGATACCAGTCGCGCTTTTAATTCACTACTGGCCAACCTGGCAAATTCAATATCTGAAACCAATGGCGTGTTGGAAAAACTTGGCCAGGGTAATTTCGATAGCCAGGTGAATGGCAGCTACCCTGGGGAATTACACACCCTGAAAACTGGCGTAAACAAAGCCGTTTCTCAAATAAGCGCCGCAAATTTGGAGCAGAAAAAACAACAAGCTCTCGCCGAACAAAATTCGAATCGCGCAGAACAAGCTGCACTGCAGGCCCAGAAACAGGCGACAGAAACTTTAATTATCAAACAGGCACTCGATGTGTCGGCAACGGCGGTGATGATTGCCGACCACGATTTTAATATCGTTTATATGAATCATTCGACTCACGCGCTGATGAAAAGTGTAAATCAGCAACTCGCCAGCGAAATTCCTGGATTCAGTGCCGATACATTGATGGGAAGCAATATTGATCAATTTCACAAAACTCCATCACATCAACGCAAAATGCTCCAAGAGTTACGTGGCAACTATAAAACCCAGCTCGCAATAGCCGATTTGAATTTTAATTTATCGGCAACCCCGATTCGCGACCCGCAGGGTAATTTTTTAGGTGCAGTTGTGGAATGGGAAAATATAACCGAGCGACTAGCTCGCGAAATCGAAGACAAACGTATTGCCAATGAAAATGCCCGTATACGACAAGCTCTCGATAATTCATCCACGAGTACCATGATCGCAGACAATGAATTCAACATTATTTACAGCAATGGTTCCCTGTTAAGCCTGCTTGGCGAAGCTGAAGCGGATATTCGACAGTCGCTTCCCAATTTTAATGCCAGTGCTCTGATGGGGCAGAATATGGATAGCTTTCACAAGAACCCGGCGCATCAGCGTGCCCTGTTAGAACGGCTTTCTGAAAGTTATCGCAGCGAGATTAAAGCGGGTAATCGCACCTTTGCGCTTACCGCCACCCCCATAATCAACAGTGCCGGCGAGCGACTTGGGATGGTGGTTGAATGGCTGGACCGCACAACTGAGCGCGCAGTAGAGACTGAAATCGATAATCTTATTGCCGCGGCGGCAGCAGGTGATTTCAGTCGTTCACTAGCCTTACACGGCAAAAGTGGCTTTTTCCTGAATGTCAGCAAGGGGCTTAACCGACTGATGGAAACGACTAAGGTTGCGCTGGATGATGTTATTCGCATATTTTCGGCTCTGGCTACCGGCGACCTCAGTCAGAAAATCGAACGCGACTATCAAGGGGAATTCGCAAAACTTAAAAAAGATGCCAATTTCACTGTTGAAAAATTACAAAACATCATTGAGCAAATCAGTTCAACCTCCACCAATATCGCACGCGGCACTAATGAAATATCTATGGGCAATGCCGACCTTAGCCAGCGCACCGAAGAACAGGCCTCATCTCTGGAGCAAACCGCTTCCAGCATGGAGGAGATGATAAATATTGTGCGCCAGAGCGAGGACAATGCTCGTGAGGCCAACCAGCGCGCAGCGCGTTCCGTCGACATTGCCCGCGAAGGGAATCAATCGGTGAAGGCCACGTCCGATGCAATGCGCGAAATCTCAAACGCCAGTTCAAAAATCGCCAATATCATCGGCGTAATTGATGAGATTGCCTTCCAAACCAACCTGCTTGCACTCAACGCTGCCGTAGAAGCGGCCCGCGCTGGCGAACAAGGTCGCGGTTTTGCGGTTGTCGCGGGCGAAGTGCGAAACCTGGCACAGCGGTCTGCGTCCGCGGCAAAAGAAATTAAAGAACTCATTAACGACTCTGTTCGAAAAGTGGAAGACGGTTCCAGCCTTGTGGAGGCATCCGGTAAAACTCTGCAGACCATTGTGGCGGAAATCGAGCGGGTTGGTGGCATGATGGAAGACATCTTTAACAGTGCTCAGGAACAAACTGCCGGTATTGAACAAGTGAATACCGCTGTGGCTCAGATGGATCAAATGACCCAGCAAAATGCCGCACTGGTGGAACAGGCCTCAGCAACCAGCGAAAGCATGGCAGACATGGCACATCAACTCGATCAGATGGTGTCGTTTTTCAAGCGTTAA
- a CDS encoding DNA-binding transcriptional ArsR family regulator, producing MADLDKLAEHAKDAATLLKELGNESRLMVCCSLGDSELSVGELNKQVPLSQSALSQHLARLREAGVVCTRKEGQTVYYRLQGDHALKIIATLKAIYCPDA from the coding sequence GTGGCAGATCTAGATAAGCTCGCAGAACATGCGAAAGACGCAGCTACCCTGCTCAAAGAATTAGGCAACGAAAGCCGACTCATGGTTTGCTGCAGTCTTGGCGATTCGGAGCTGTCGGTGGGCGAATTGAATAAACAGGTACCATTGAGCCAATCGGCATTGTCACAGCACTTGGCGCGTTTACGGGAAGCCGGTGTGGTATGTACCCGAAAAGAAGGGCAGACTGTTTACTATCGTCTCCAGGGCGATCACGCGTTAAAAATAATTGCCACATTGAAAGCGATTTATTGCCCCGACGCTTAA
- a CDS encoding rhodanese-related sulfurtransferase: MTAQSISATEFLSNNNNEATIIDLRTPAEVSRENIDNCICLPLQTLTPESLHTKLHDRLNKKTLRVFLLCQSGMRAHAAVRQLGVIKGIEWVVIEGGLNAIKTAGGTVNCGAHLVIPLERQVRIAAGVVILTGVLLGSFLNSAFFLLSGFVGVGLIFAGVTDRCGLAFLLTRMPWNQ, from the coding sequence ATGACCGCGCAAAGTATCAGCGCAACTGAATTTTTAAGTAACAATAATAACGAAGCAACCATTATCGATTTACGCACCCCAGCGGAAGTAAGCCGTGAGAATATTGATAACTGTATTTGTCTGCCGTTACAAACACTAACGCCAGAAAGTCTTCACACCAAGTTACACGACCGTTTAAATAAAAAAACTTTGCGCGTTTTTTTATTGTGCCAAAGTGGCATGCGCGCCCATGCGGCAGTGCGGCAATTAGGTGTGATAAAAGGTATTGAGTGGGTCGTTATCGAAGGCGGGTTAAATGCAATTAAAACGGCGGGTGGTACCGTTAATTGCGGCGCTCACTTGGTTATTCCTCTTGAAAGACAGGTGCGTATAGCGGCAGGCGTAGTAATATTAACCGGCGTCCTACTGGGCAGTTTTTTAAATTCCGCGTTTTTTCTGCTGTCGGGTTTCGTGGGAGTCGGGTTGATTTTTGCCGGAGTTACAGATCGTTGCGGTCTGGCATTTTTACTCACACGCATGCCCTGGAATCAATAA
- a CDS encoding DNA-binding response OmpR family regulator, with protein MIVLLVEDNRDLAASVLDYLELQDFDCDYAERGDHALELCRDNTYDAMILDIMMPGIDGLSLCKTLRDHGNNAPIIMLTARDTLDDKLAGFDAGADDYLVKPFDLPELAARLRAITKRKVASGSSLKVADLEVNLDNHQVTRDGKLIDLSPACWKLLVALIQASPRVLSRFELENVLWKDSPPDSEALKSHLYTLRKLVDKPFETPLIHTLRGVGVALRDNT; from the coding sequence ATGATAGTGCTACTTGTAGAGGACAATCGCGACCTGGCCGCCAGTGTACTCGATTATCTGGAATTACAGGACTTCGATTGCGACTACGCTGAACGCGGCGATCATGCCTTGGAGTTGTGCCGCGACAATACCTACGATGCAATGATTCTAGACATCATGATGCCTGGTATCGATGGCCTGAGCCTCTGCAAAACCCTGCGCGACCACGGCAACAACGCGCCGATCATTATGTTAACCGCGCGCGATACGCTCGACGACAAACTTGCCGGTTTCGACGCTGGGGCCGACGATTATCTGGTCAAGCCCTTCGACCTGCCCGAGCTCGCGGCACGCCTGCGAGCAATAACCAAACGCAAGGTCGCCAGCGGCTCGTCTTTAAAGGTCGCAGATCTGGAGGTCAATCTCGATAATCATCAGGTAACACGTGATGGCAAATTAATTGATCTGTCACCGGCCTGCTGGAAATTGCTGGTTGCCTTAATTCAGGCAAGCCCTCGCGTGCTGTCACGGTTTGAATTGGAAAACGTGCTGTGGAAAGACAGCCCACCCGATTCCGAAGCGTTGAAATCACACTTGTACACGCTGCGAAAATTGGTTGATAAGCCCTTCGAAACACCATTAATTCACACATTGCGTGGGGTTGGAGTCGCATTACGTGATAACACCTAA
- a CDS encoding signal transduction histidine kinase: protein MITPKCHTSLRARIGKIVLIFSILLVSFYTTMLAMLYQWGLADATHGVVWQEAHLFKQAYAKDPNAPLPNTRSLKGFIGEENLPASVLQWFPPHKWENWGPDEEGMLYRFQKNEGSESHYHLLISRLPKTGKRFFIFYNITVADEIAAKVWHKFKILAFVGGILVVTMLVVFRATIGRSLKPITSLSRWIENLDQKHPPNDLPNDIQADEIGQMAGSLYNALLRIHQYNERERKFLRNASHELRTPIAIIRNAMDVLEHKRKIGNDDIDCLLQRIRRAGDTMKSVTEAILWLAVEDYAVPSSENTDIRRLINEIIDANKNLNNGKSVAVNTQLDAIESRDLQSALAHIVLDNLIRNAFQHCTDGEICIKAIGPSTLEIINPHHAYSEADKHQNIAEAIATGSFGLGLALVKTITERQGWKFEFNMGQEQATAMVAF, encoded by the coding sequence GTGATAACACCTAAGTGCCATACCTCGCTGCGCGCCCGTATCGGGAAAATCGTGCTGATTTTCTCGATCCTGTTAGTTTCCTTTTACACCACCATGCTCGCCATGCTGTACCAGTGGGGGCTCGCTGATGCCACCCACGGTGTGGTTTGGCAAGAAGCCCACCTGTTTAAACAAGCATACGCAAAAGACCCCAATGCGCCGCTGCCCAATACCCGCTCACTGAAAGGCTTTATCGGCGAAGAGAACCTCCCTGCCAGCGTACTCCAATGGTTTCCACCCCATAAATGGGAAAACTGGGGTCCCGATGAAGAAGGCATGCTGTATCGTTTTCAAAAGAATGAAGGCTCGGAGTCACACTACCATCTGCTGATATCGCGATTGCCAAAAACCGGCAAGCGGTTTTTTATTTTTTATAACATCACGGTCGCCGACGAAATTGCAGCCAAGGTGTGGCATAAGTTTAAAATATTGGCATTTGTGGGCGGTATTCTTGTGGTCACTATGCTGGTAGTGTTTCGCGCTACCATAGGTCGCTCTCTGAAACCTATTACCAGCCTCTCCCGCTGGATTGAAAACCTCGATCAAAAACACCCCCCCAACGATTTACCCAACGACATTCAGGCCGACGAGATTGGTCAGATGGCCGGTAGCCTGTATAACGCCTTGTTGCGTATACACCAATATAACGAACGCGAACGAAAATTCCTGCGTAACGCCAGTCACGAATTGCGCACACCCATTGCGATTATTCGCAACGCTATGGATGTGCTGGAACATAAACGAAAAATTGGTAACGATGATATCGACTGTTTGCTGCAACGTATCCGCCGCGCGGGAGACACCATGAAATCTGTTACCGAAGCTATCTTGTGGTTGGCAGTGGAAGACTACGCGGTACCCTCCTCAGAGAATACCGACATTCGGCGCCTCATCAACGAGATTATCGATGCAAACAAAAATCTCAATAATGGCAAATCCGTCGCGGTAAACACTCAACTCGACGCCATAGAATCCCGCGATCTTCAAAGCGCCCTAGCACATATTGTGTTAGATAATTTAATTCGAAATGCCTTCCAACACTGCACCGACGGCGAAATATGTATTAAGGCTATCGGCCCGTCGACACTAGAAATTATCAACCCCCATCATGCCTATAGCGAAGCCGACAAACATCAGAATATCGCCGAGGCTATTGCAACAGGGAGTTTTGGCTTGGGCCTGGCGCTGGTTAAAACGATCACTGAACGGCAGGGCTGGAAGTTTGAATTCAATATGGGCCAGGAGCAAGCCACTGCGATGGTGGCATTTTAA
- a CDS encoding phosphonate transport system substrate-binding protein → MIKKLIIVISCLISALSHAQTFTFTAIPDEDESRLVARFSKVASYLEKELNVEVRYIPVKSYAAAVTAFRNNQVQLAWFGGLSGVQARLQVPGSQALAQGFEDQLFKSYFIAHHSAGLKKSQEFPNGIQGKTFTFGSKGSTSGRLMPEYYIRENFKKSPDDVFKRVGFSGDHSMTIAQVQAGAYQVGVVNYLVWETELAAGKIDESKVSVIWETPQYPDYQWTIRGDADKQFGADFTKKVQQALLSMSAPELLASFPRKSFIPATNADYQAIEDTAKTLQIIR, encoded by the coding sequence ATGATAAAAAAACTTATTATCGTAATCAGTTGTTTAATTTCAGCTCTATCCCATGCACAAACATTCACCTTCACCGCCATTCCCGATGAAGATGAATCACGCCTTGTGGCACGTTTCAGTAAGGTGGCAAGCTATCTGGAAAAAGAACTCAACGTCGAAGTGCGTTACATTCCTGTGAAGTCCTATGCGGCTGCGGTAACGGCATTTCGAAACAATCAGGTACAACTCGCTTGGTTTGGTGGTTTATCGGGCGTACAGGCGCGCTTGCAAGTGCCCGGCTCACAGGCATTGGCCCAGGGTTTTGAAGACCAGCTTTTTAAAAGCTACTTTATTGCTCACCACAGTGCCGGCTTAAAAAAGAGCCAGGAATTTCCTAATGGTATCCAGGGTAAAACCTTTACGTTTGGTTCCAAGGGCTCTACGTCTGGGCGGCTTATGCCTGAATATTACATTCGGGAAAACTTCAAAAAATCTCCCGACGACGTGTTTAAACGAGTTGGATTTTCGGGTGACCATAGCATGACTATCGCCCAGGTTCAGGCTGGCGCGTATCAAGTGGGCGTGGTTAACTATCTCGTTTGGGAAACAGAATTGGCTGCCGGAAAAATAGATGAAAGCAAAGTCTCGGTGATATGGGAAACACCGCAATACCCCGATTACCAGTGGACCATTCGCGGCGATGCAGACAAGCAATTTGGCGCTGACTTTACCAAAAAAGTACAACAGGCTTTACTATCGATGTCTGCACCGGAATTACTCGCCAGCTTCCCGAGAAAATCGTTTATTCCTGCCACTAATGCCGATTATCAGGCAATTGAAGATACCGCTAAAACTCTGCAAATTATCCGCTGA
- a CDS encoding phosphonate transport system ATP-binding protein yields the protein MAALLNLEDLQLIAGKHTILQHVNLRINEGEKIALIGPSGAGKTTLLHHIYKLLRENCALCPQQLGLVNTLSLYHNIYMGQLSNHSLLKNTWNLFFPLKKSWTAAETLSNTLQLTPALTTSVARLSGGEQQRVAIARALFSDKAIFIGDEPIANLDPKLQNDVLRIILKHHSTVIIALHDPILAHAKFDRLIGMRSGQIIFDAASSSLSLEQLQQFYLEYHE from the coding sequence ATGGCAGCACTGTTAAACCTCGAAGATCTACAACTAATCGCTGGAAAACACACCATACTCCAGCATGTAAACCTGCGTATCAATGAGGGCGAAAAAATTGCCCTCATTGGCCCGAGTGGCGCAGGTAAAACAACATTGCTGCACCATATTTATAAGTTGCTCAGAGAAAACTGTGCTTTGTGTCCACAGCAGCTGGGGCTCGTAAATACTTTATCGCTTTACCACAATATTTATATGGGGCAACTCAGCAATCACTCCTTATTAAAAAATACCTGGAATCTATTCTTCCCTTTAAAAAAAAGCTGGACTGCTGCAGAAACCTTAAGCAACACATTGCAACTCACCCCAGCGCTCACAACAAGTGTGGCGCGCCTCTCCGGTGGGGAACAACAACGGGTTGCAATAGCTCGTGCGCTATTCAGCGATAAGGCCATTTTTATTGGCGACGAACCTATCGCAAACCTCGACCCCAAATTACAAAACGATGTACTGCGAATTATTTTAAAGCACCACAGCACCGTAATTATTGCGTTACACGATCCAATATTGGCACACGCAAAATTTGATCGCCTTATTGGCATGCGCTCAGGTCAGATAATTTTCGATGCGGCATCGTCAAGTCTAAGCCTAGAGCAACTCCAGCAGTTTTATCTCGAATACCACGAGTAG
- a CDS encoding phosphonate transport system permease protein: protein MILNDRPRLQVCLAFLATALLLLPFSDIAVYPAEPWQELGRILLGIVTPHWQSAPELAWAILHTFAFALVGVAISAVLGLLLSLVFNFRLIRVICASTRAVHEIFWALIFMQVFGLSTITGILAIAIPYTGIFAKVFFEILEQQPKTPRLTVHPSTNNLSAWLYAIFCQALPQLRSYIRYRFECALRSSAILGFIGLPTLGFYFETAFSQGNYSEAACLLWCFYLLIASLRWWLNWRLIPAYIVVAILVLPDSAFANSNYFWQFVSKDIWPREILHGEWRAAGTWYWSTFTTTVLPALAYTIALSLLAMVLSGILALAWFPLATRAIAGRMHFLGHGFLLMVRSTPEFVLAFVLLLLFGPSALPAILALAVHNGGLIGYLLARNADTFQLRQDSPKGLNLVNYELIPRSFAAFMALLLYRWEVIMRESAILGLLGITTLGFYIDSAFEEIRYDKAFFLVLMTAALNIVVDSFSRKLQRYCELQNSPSCLQSV from the coding sequence ATGATTCTTAACGATCGGCCTCGATTGCAAGTGTGCCTGGCTTTTTTGGCAACAGCATTGCTGCTCCTGCCATTTTCTGATATCGCTGTTTATCCAGCAGAACCCTGGCAGGAACTTGGCCGTATTCTTCTCGGCATTGTGACGCCGCATTGGCAAAGTGCACCCGAATTGGCATGGGCAATACTGCATACTTTTGCCTTCGCACTGGTTGGAGTCGCAATTTCCGCAGTATTGGGTTTGCTACTGTCTCTGGTTTTTAATTTCAGATTGATACGAGTGATTTGTGCCAGTACTCGTGCAGTGCATGAAATTTTTTGGGCATTAATATTCATGCAGGTTTTTGGGCTGTCTACAATAACCGGCATACTGGCGATTGCCATTCCCTACACCGGCATTTTTGCGAAAGTGTTTTTTGAAATACTCGAGCAACAACCAAAAACGCCACGATTAACAGTTCATCCCTCAACAAACAATTTGAGCGCCTGGTTATACGCTATTTTCTGCCAGGCGTTGCCACAATTACGAAGCTACATTCGGTATCGCTTCGAATGCGCACTTCGTTCCAGCGCAATTCTTGGGTTTATTGGCTTACCAACACTTGGCTTTTATTTTGAGACTGCATTTTCGCAGGGCAATTATTCGGAAGCGGCGTGTTTGCTGTGGTGCTTCTACTTGCTGATTGCCAGTTTACGATGGTGGCTTAATTGGCGGCTAATACCCGCCTATATCGTCGTTGCGATTTTGGTGTTACCAGACTCCGCTTTCGCAAACAGTAATTATTTCTGGCAATTTGTGAGTAAGGACATCTGGCCACGAGAAATTCTTCATGGCGAATGGCGTGCGGCAGGCACCTGGTACTGGAGTACCTTTACCACAACGGTATTGCCTGCCTTAGCTTACACAATCGCCCTTTCTCTATTGGCTATGGTGTTGTCTGGCATTCTAGCGCTGGCATGGTTCCCGCTCGCAACTCGGGCAATTGCAGGTCGCATGCACTTTCTTGGGCACGGTTTTTTGTTAATGGTACGCTCCACACCGGAGTTCGTGTTGGCCTTTGTGCTCTTGCTACTCTTCGGGCCATCGGCCCTGCCAGCCATCTTGGCGCTCGCGGTTCATAACGGTGGTTTAATCGGCTATTTACTGGCACGCAATGCAGATACTTTCCAACTGCGACAGGATTCGCCGAAGGGATTAAATCTTGTCAATTATGAATTGATCCCTCGCTCCTTCGCAGCTTTTATGGCGCTGCTATTGTATCGTTGGGAAGTAATCATGAGAGAAAGTGCCATTCTGGGTTTACTCGGGATTACCACACTCGGTTTTTATATAGACTCAGCATTTGAAGAAATTCGCTATGACAAAGCTTTCTTTTTAGTGCTTATGACTGCGGCACTTAATATTGTGGTAGATAGTTTTTCCCGAAAATTACAACGATATTGCGAACTGCAAAATTCTCCGTCCTGCCTGCAAAGTGTTTAG
- a CDS encoding nitrite reductase (NADH) small subunit — MSDNEMNWVSVCDAAELTPLLGVRALLNEEQVAIFKVKDALYALNAIDPFSKAAVLSRGIVGDLKNQLVVASPLYKQHFNLETGICLEDESVKVKTYAVRESEGKIQLATN, encoded by the coding sequence ATGAGTGATAATGAAATGAATTGGGTATCGGTTTGTGACGCAGCAGAGCTTACGCCATTGTTGGGAGTTCGAGCACTGTTAAACGAGGAGCAGGTTGCCATTTTTAAAGTTAAAGATGCGCTATATGCGCTCAATGCGATCGACCCTTTTTCCAAGGCAGCGGTATTGTCGCGCGGTATTGTTGGCGATTTAAAAAATCAGCTGGTGGTTGCATCTCCGCTGTATAAGCAGCATTTCAACCTAGAAACCGGTATATGTCTCGAAGATGAGTCGGTAAAGGTGAAAACCTACGCCGTACGAGAATCTGAGGGAAAAATACAACTCGCCACTAATTAA